One segment of Amycolatopsis alba DSM 44262 DNA contains the following:
- a CDS encoding VIT1/CCC1 transporter family protein, whose translation MTETVSTAHPHEPHADLSGKLNWLRAGVLGANDGIVSVAGIVVGVAGATTDSTAIATAGIAGLVAGALSMAGGEYVSVSTQRDTERAQLRLEKRELKEMPEAEERELAEIYEAKGLSPELAAQVARELTEKDALQAHAEAELGIDPDNLTSPWQAAWASLVAFTVGALLPLLSIAWTSTSARVWACAAAVVVGLVLTGFISAKLGDARVGRAIARNVGVGALTMLVTYYVGVLFGTTVG comes from the coding sequence GTGACCGAAACCGTGTCGACAGCACATCCCCACGAACCGCACGCGGATCTGAGCGGCAAACTGAACTGGCTGCGCGCCGGTGTCCTCGGCGCCAACGACGGGATCGTGTCGGTGGCGGGCATCGTGGTCGGCGTCGCGGGCGCGACCACCGATTCCACCGCGATCGCGACGGCGGGAATCGCGGGACTGGTCGCCGGCGCGCTTTCCATGGCGGGCGGCGAATACGTCTCGGTGAGCACACAGCGCGACACCGAACGCGCGCAGTTACGGCTCGAAAAGCGCGAACTGAAGGAGATGCCCGAGGCCGAAGAACGGGAACTCGCGGAAATCTACGAGGCGAAGGGCCTTTCCCCGGAACTCGCCGCCCAGGTCGCCCGTGAACTGACCGAAAAGGACGCGCTGCAGGCGCACGCGGAGGCCGAACTCGGCATCGATCCGGACAATCTGACCAGCCCGTGGCAGGCGGCGTGGGCGTCACTGGTGGCGTTCACCGTCGGCGCGCTGCTGCCGTTGCTGTCGATCGCGTGGACGTCGACCTCGGCGCGGGTCTGGGCGTGCGCGGCGGCGGTCGTGGTCGGCCTGGTGCTGACCGGGTTCATCAGCGCGAAACTCGGCGACGCCCGCGTCGGCCGGGCGATCGCGCGGAACGTCGGCGTGGGCGCGCTGACGATGCTGGTGACGTACTACGTCGGCGTGCTGTTCGGGACGACCGTCGGGTAG
- a CDS encoding alpha/beta fold hydrolase: MQATPDPSIVRIDGPWTHRDVSANGIRLHVAELGDGPMVLLLHGFAEFWWTWHHQLSALADAGFRAVAVDLRGYGDSDKPPRGYDAWTLAGDVGGLVKSLGARKAHLVGHAWGGMLAWTVGALHPRLVSSVTVLGGAHPLALRRAVRRPGQLRASGHLFRFQVPMAPEKWLVKNDALAVEELFRDWSGPQWTDTSDFDETVRAFRQAMLVPGVPHSALEYYRWAFRAQFRGEGRRFSEALRGRFAPQVLQLHGEEDRCVLPETAAASRRWAPDARLERWPGIGHFPHLEAPERTSAALVEFFRILGA, translated from the coding sequence GTGCAGGCGACACCGGACCCGTCGATCGTCCGGATCGACGGTCCGTGGACCCATCGCGACGTCTCGGCGAACGGCATCCGGCTGCACGTCGCCGAACTCGGCGACGGGCCGATGGTCCTGCTGCTGCACGGGTTCGCCGAGTTCTGGTGGACCTGGCACCACCAGCTGAGTGCGCTCGCCGACGCCGGTTTCCGCGCGGTCGCGGTGGATCTGCGCGGCTACGGCGACTCGGACAAACCCCCGCGTGGTTACGACGCCTGGACTCTCGCGGGCGACGTCGGCGGGCTGGTCAAGTCACTCGGCGCGCGCAAGGCGCACCTCGTCGGACATGCCTGGGGCGGCATGCTCGCGTGGACGGTCGGCGCACTGCACCCCAGGCTGGTCTCGTCGGTCACGGTGCTGGGCGGCGCGCATCCACTGGCGTTGCGCCGGGCCGTCCGGCGGCCGGGGCAGCTGCGCGCTTCGGGGCATCTGTTCCGCTTCCAGGTGCCGATGGCGCCGGAAAAATGGCTGGTCAAGAACGACGCGCTCGCCGTCGAGGAGCTGTTCCGGGACTGGTCAGGTCCACAATGGACGGACACTTCGGACTTCGACGAGACCGTGCGGGCGTTCCGGCAGGCGATGCTCGTGCCGGGAGTGCCGCACAGCGCGCTCGAGTACTACCGATGGGCGTTCCGCGCGCAGTTCCGAGGCGAAGGCCGCCGGTTCAGCGAAGCGCTGCGAGGCCGCTTCGCTCCACAGGTGCTGCAACTGCACGGTGAGGAAGATCGATGCGTCCTGCCCGAGACCGCGGCGGCGTCGCGTCGCTGGGCCCCGGACGCGCGTCTTGAGCGCTGGCCCGGCATCGGGCACTTCCCGCATCTGGAGGCCCCGGAGCGCACTTCGGCCGCCCTGGTGGAGTTCTTCCGTATCCTGGGGGCATGA
- a CDS encoding DUF1992 domain-containing protein has product MTERKPTGVSFESWVDRQISAAEAKGEFDDLPGAGKPLPKTDGKDTALAWVVNKVRTEGHDVSALLPPSLAIAKELDDLPDTLARVRREARVREIVEDLNERIREEHRRPTGGPVLRARPLDVEETVASWREAAS; this is encoded by the coding sequence ATGACCGAGCGCAAACCGACGGGCGTGTCGTTCGAGTCCTGGGTGGATCGGCAGATCAGCGCCGCGGAGGCGAAGGGCGAGTTCGACGACCTTCCCGGCGCGGGGAAGCCGCTGCCGAAGACGGACGGCAAGGACACGGCCCTGGCCTGGGTGGTGAACAAGGTCCGCACGGAGGGACACGACGTTTCGGCTCTCCTGCCGCCTTCGCTGGCGATCGCGAAGGAACTCGACGACCTGCCGGACACGCTCGCGCGTGTGCGCCGGGAGGCACGGGTGAGGGAGATCGTCGAGGACCTGAACGAACGGATCCGCGAGGAGCACCGGCGTCCCACGGGCGGTCCGGTGCTGCGGGCCCGCCCGCTGGACGTCGAGGAGACCGTCGCCTCTTGGCGCGAAGCCGCTAGTTAG
- a CDS encoding MarP family serine protease produces MNWVDVLVILLALLAGVSGAFQGVIIALPSLVGVVLGALAGIKIAPLVVELFEHPAAKVAFAVATVVFLVALGETLGVWAGRRLRQKINPDKLSGVDKTLGAVVQAAVVFVVAWLIATPLTAVSGVPGLAKSINSSVVLGGVNDVMPEAAQGFPSELRKLLDASGFPSIVDPFQKPNVPDTSPPDTALQASAIVKQVHGSVVKIRGNATSCSRALEGSGFVIAPQRVMTNAHVVAGTDEVAIESTSGKFPARVVYFDPEADVAVLAVPRLQAPVLPFTPRVARAGDNAIVLGYPLDGPYTASPARVRGRINLRGPDIYESNTVQRDVFTVRGQVRSGNSGGPMINPDGEVIGVVFGAAVEDPETGFTLTSEQVRPVVETAPALSANTSTGPCAN; encoded by the coding sequence GTGAACTGGGTTGACGTACTGGTGATCCTGCTCGCGTTGCTGGCGGGCGTGTCCGGGGCGTTCCAGGGGGTGATCATCGCGCTGCCTTCGCTGGTCGGGGTGGTGCTGGGTGCCCTGGCGGGGATCAAGATCGCGCCGCTGGTCGTCGAACTCTTCGAGCATCCAGCGGCGAAGGTCGCCTTCGCGGTGGCGACCGTGGTGTTCCTGGTCGCGCTCGGCGAGACCCTCGGCGTCTGGGCAGGCCGGAGACTTCGGCAGAAGATCAACCCGGACAAGCTTTCCGGGGTCGACAAGACCCTCGGCGCGGTGGTGCAGGCCGCCGTCGTGTTCGTGGTCGCGTGGCTGATCGCGACGCCGCTCACGGCCGTCTCGGGAGTGCCGGGGCTGGCGAAGTCGATCAACAGCTCGGTCGTGCTCGGCGGCGTCAACGACGTCATGCCGGAAGCGGCGCAGGGTTTCCCGAGCGAACTGCGCAAACTGCTGGACGCGTCGGGCTTCCCGTCCATTGTGGACCCGTTCCAGAAGCCGAACGTCCCGGACACCAGCCCGCCGGACACCGCGCTGCAGGCGAGCGCGATCGTCAAACAGGTGCACGGCAGTGTCGTGAAGATCCGCGGCAACGCGACTTCGTGCTCGCGGGCGCTGGAGGGCAGCGGATTCGTCATCGCGCCGCAGCGCGTGATGACGAACGCGCACGTCGTCGCCGGTACCGACGAGGTCGCCATCGAGTCGACCTCGGGCAAGTTCCCGGCCAGGGTCGTCTACTTCGACCCCGAGGCCGACGTCGCCGTGCTCGCGGTGCCGAGGCTGCAGGCGCCGGTGCTGCCGTTCACGCCGCGGGTCGCGCGGGCGGGCGACAACGCGATCGTGCTCGGCTACCCGCTCGACGGTCCGTACACCGCGTCGCCCGCCAGAGTGCGCGGCCGGATCAACCTGCGCGGACCGGACATCTACGAGTCCAACACCGTGCAGCGCGACGTGTTCACCGTGCGCGGGCAGGTCCGCAGCGGTAACTCGGGCGGGCCGATGATCAACCCGGACGGCGAGGTCATCGGGGTCGTCTTCGGCGCGGCCGTGGAGGATCCGGAGACCGGCTTCACGCTGACGTCCGAACAGGTGCGGCCGGTGGTGGAGACGGCTCCGGCGCTGAGCGCGAACACTTCGACCGGTCCCTGCGCTAACTAG
- a CDS encoding peptide MFS transporter, producing MVSTSTEVQQDTRFFGHPRGLANLFGVEMWERFSYYGMLGILPIYLYYEVSQGGLALPKASALGIVGAYGGMVYLSAVIGAWVADRVLGSERTLFYSAILIMIGHISLAVLPGLAGIGVGLACVAIGSGGLKSNATTIVGTLYAKGDERRDGGFTIFYMGINLGGFVGPLLTGLAQSEIGFHVGFGLAAFGMALGLIQYTIGRKNLGEKASEVPNPLPASKRSLVFGGTVVGVAAIVLLVVFGVINPENLVDVVVWAVAIISVIYFVVIITSKKITSEERSRVYSFIPMFIASAAFFSLYQQQFTVVAAYTDERLNRTIFGWEMPVAWVNSINPVFIILFAPVIAAIWTKLGSRQPSSPVKFVLGTVTMGVAFLLFLPMVGSGKNASPLLALAGILFVFTMAELMLSPVGLSLSTKLAPEAFRTQMVALNFLSISLGTAMSGKLAEYYTVEDEAPYFSIVGGVAVVVGVALLVATPMIRKLMKGVH from the coding sequence ATGGTGAGTACCTCTACCGAGGTCCAACAAGACACGAGGTTCTTCGGGCACCCACGAGGGCTGGCGAACCTCTTCGGCGTCGAGATGTGGGAGCGGTTCTCGTACTACGGGATGCTCGGCATCCTCCCGATCTACCTTTACTACGAAGTCAGTCAGGGCGGCCTCGCGCTGCCGAAGGCCTCCGCACTCGGCATCGTCGGCGCGTACGGCGGCATGGTCTACCTGTCGGCGGTGATCGGAGCCTGGGTCGCGGACCGCGTGCTCGGCTCCGAACGGACGCTGTTCTACAGCGCGATCCTGATCATGATCGGCCACATCAGCCTGGCCGTGCTGCCGGGATTGGCGGGCATCGGCGTCGGTCTCGCGTGCGTGGCCATCGGCAGTGGCGGGCTGAAGTCCAATGCCACCACCATCGTCGGGACGCTGTACGCGAAAGGCGACGAGCGCCGTGACGGCGGTTTCACGATCTTCTACATGGGCATCAACCTCGGTGGCTTCGTCGGGCCGCTGCTGACCGGGCTCGCGCAGAGCGAGATCGGCTTCCACGTCGGCTTCGGGCTCGCCGCGTTCGGTATGGCGCTCGGCCTGATCCAGTACACGATCGGCCGCAAGAACCTCGGCGAGAAGGCGAGCGAGGTCCCGAACCCGCTGCCCGCCTCGAAGCGTTCGCTGGTCTTCGGCGGCACCGTGGTGGGTGTCGCGGCGATCGTGCTGCTCGTGGTCTTCGGCGTGATCAACCCGGAGAACCTGGTCGACGTCGTCGTCTGGGCCGTCGCGATCATCTCGGTGATCTACTTCGTGGTGATCATCACCAGCAAGAAGATCACCTCCGAAGAGCGCAGCCGGGTGTACTCGTTCATCCCGATGTTCATCGCGAGCGCCGCGTTCTTCTCGCTGTACCAGCAGCAGTTCACCGTGGTCGCGGCCTACACAGACGAACGGCTGAACCGGACGATCTTCGGCTGGGAGATGCCGGTGGCGTGGGTCAACTCGATCAACCCGGTGTTCATCATCCTGTTCGCGCCGGTGATCGCCGCGATCTGGACGAAACTCGGTTCGCGGCAGCCGTCATCGCCGGTCAAGTTCGTGCTCGGCACGGTGACCATGGGCGTGGCGTTCCTGCTTTTCCTCCCGATGGTCGGCAGCGGCAAGAACGCCAGCCCGCTGCTCGCGCTGGCGGGCATCCTGTTCGTGTTCACCATGGCGGAACTGATGCTTTCGCCGGTCGGCCTCTCGCTGTCGACGAAACTCGCGCCGGAGGCCTTCCGGACGCAGATGGTGGCGCTGAACTTCCTGTCCATTTCGCTGGGCACGGCGATGTCCGGGAAGCTGGCCGAGTACTACACCGTGGAAGACGAAGCGCCGTACTTCAGCATCGTCGGCGGTGTGGCCGTTGTCGTCGGTGTCGCGCTTCTGGTGGCGACGCCGATGATCCGCAAGCTGATGAAGGGCGTCCACTAG
- a CDS encoding phage holin family protein — MAGVSSPKHERTGPDGVGAVPYLPLSSDDDVVASEQSLGKLVGDATQHVSTLIRAEVELAKSEVVAEAKKGLKGAIFFLVALVVGLYSSFFFFFFLGELLSEWLMRWAAFAIVFGLMLATTAVAGFLGYRKVKKIKAPERTINSFKDTAAAFKPRHDADEQD; from the coding sequence ATGGCCGGTGTGAGCAGCCCCAAGCACGAACGTACCGGCCCCGACGGCGTGGGGGCCGTGCCCTACCTCCCCCTGTCGAGCGATGACGACGTGGTAGCGAGCGAGCAGTCCCTCGGGAAACTCGTCGGCGATGCCACACAGCATGTCTCGACGCTGATCCGCGCCGAGGTCGAGCTGGCCAAGTCCGAGGTCGTCGCGGAGGCGAAGAAGGGCCTCAAGGGCGCCATCTTCTTCCTGGTCGCGCTGGTCGTCGGGCTGTACAGCTCGTTCTTCTTCTTTTTCTTCCTCGGCGAGCTGCTGTCGGAGTGGCTGATGCGCTGGGCGGCGTTCGCGATCGTGTTCGGGCTGATGCTCGCCACGACGGCGGTCGCGGGCTTCCTCGGCTACCGCAAGGTGAAGAAGATCAAGGCGCCGGAGCGCACGATCAACAGCTTCAAGGACACCGCCGCCGCGTTCAAACCGCGGCACGACGCCGACGAACAAGACTGA
- the nhaA gene encoding Na+/H+ antiporter NhaA, which yields MSGPHRPAKAVVADFARYLRTETTGGLILLGATAIALLWANSPIDDIYRAIRDFRLGPEFLHLNLTIGDWAKDGLLALFFFVAGLELKRELVVGELSRFKQAILPVVAAIGGMIVPALVALYVGWGTPGIERAWAIPVATDIAFALGVLALTASNLPSSARVFLLSLAVVDDLGAILVIAILFTAKFDLVAAGVAVAALALYAYLQHRRVRSAWIYVPLALITWVAVHSAGIHATIAGVALGLLTRVRADSGEEHSPAVRLEHRLQPWSAAVAVPLFALFAAGIKVDGESLGTVFTTALPLAVLIGLVGGKLVGIFGASLLAVKFKLAEKPRGMGWRDIGALSMLGGVGFTVSLLIADLALDGEAVELAKTAVLIASAIASLSAAAMLLHRSRVHARED from the coding sequence GTGTCCGGCCCCCATCGCCCTGCAAAAGCCGTCGTCGCCGACTTCGCCCGCTATCTCCGCACCGAAACCACCGGCGGGCTGATCCTGCTGGGCGCCACCGCGATAGCCCTGCTCTGGGCGAATTCACCCATTGACGACATTTACCGCGCCATCCGCGATTTCCGACTCGGTCCCGAATTCCTCCACCTGAATCTGACGATCGGCGACTGGGCGAAGGACGGCTTGCTCGCGCTGTTCTTCTTCGTCGCGGGACTCGAACTCAAACGCGAACTCGTGGTCGGCGAGCTCTCCCGGTTCAAGCAGGCGATCCTGCCGGTGGTCGCCGCGATCGGCGGCATGATCGTCCCGGCGCTGGTCGCGCTCTACGTCGGCTGGGGAACGCCGGGCATCGAACGCGCGTGGGCCATCCCGGTCGCCACGGACATCGCGTTCGCGCTCGGCGTCCTCGCCCTGACCGCGTCGAACCTGCCGAGCAGCGCCCGCGTATTCCTGCTCTCGCTGGCCGTGGTCGACGACCTCGGCGCGATCCTCGTCATCGCGATCCTGTTCACCGCGAAGTTCGACCTCGTCGCCGCGGGCGTCGCCGTCGCCGCCCTCGCGCTGTACGCCTACCTGCAGCACCGTCGCGTCCGCAGCGCCTGGATCTACGTGCCGCTGGCCCTGATCACCTGGGTCGCGGTGCACTCGGCGGGTATCCACGCCACCATCGCCGGCGTTGCGCTCGGCCTGCTGACCCGCGTTCGCGCCGACTCCGGCGAGGAGCATTCGCCCGCGGTCCGGCTCGAACACCGGCTCCAGCCGTGGTCCGCCGCGGTCGCGGTGCCGCTGTTCGCGCTGTTCGCGGCCGGGATCAAAGTGGACGGCGAGTCGCTCGGCACGGTGTTCACCACGGCGCTGCCGCTGGCCGTGCTGATCGGGCTGGTCGGCGGGAAACTGGTCGGGATCTTCGGTGCCAGCCTGCTCGCGGTGAAGTTCAAACTCGCGGAAAAACCCAGGGGAATGGGCTGGCGGGACATCGGCGCGCTGTCGATGCTCGGCGGTGTCGGGTTCACCGTGAGCCTGCTGATCGCCGATCTCGCGCTCGACGGGGAGGCCGTCGAACTGGCGAAGACGGCGGTGCTGATCGCCTCGGCCATCGCCTCGCTTTCGGCCGCCGCGATGCTGCTGCACCGCAGCCGCGTACACGCGCGGGAGGATTGA
- a CDS encoding DUF2848 domain-containing protein translates to MPELRFTLPDGQERRTEVHTLLNAGYAGRSQEDVAAHVAELAELGVPAPSVIPALYPVAPYLASQTEEVPVQHEKTSGEAEWAIVITGPAPEDVLLTAACDHTDRALEAHGVAWSKNAGPDVLAAKAWRLVDVQDRLDELTLSAWAGETLIQQGKLAELLPPSYWLDVLRERDLYATGTVLISGTIPMVHGVDQFADSWRVELGDPATGETIALSYRVRRLPEPIG, encoded by the coding sequence ATGCCTGAGCTGCGTTTCACCCTTCCCGACGGCCAGGAGCGGCGGACCGAGGTCCACACGCTGCTGAACGCCGGATACGCCGGTCGCAGCCAGGAGGACGTCGCCGCCCACGTGGCCGAACTGGCCGAACTCGGCGTCCCCGCGCCCTCGGTGATCCCGGCGCTCTACCCGGTCGCGCCGTACCTGGCGAGCCAGACCGAAGAGGTCCCGGTGCAGCACGAGAAGACCTCCGGCGAGGCCGAGTGGGCCATCGTCATCACCGGTCCCGCACCCGAGGACGTCCTCCTGACCGCCGCCTGCGACCACACCGACCGCGCGCTCGAAGCGCACGGCGTCGCGTGGAGCAAGAACGCCGGCCCCGACGTCCTCGCCGCCAAGGCCTGGCGTCTCGTCGACGTCCAGGACCGGCTCGACGAGCTCACGCTGTCCGCCTGGGCAGGGGAAACCCTGATCCAGCAAGGGAAACTCGCCGAGCTGCTGCCGCCGTCGTACTGGCTGGACGTGCTGCGCGAACGCGACCTGTACGCCACGGGCACCGTGCTGATCTCCGGCACGATCCCGATGGTGCACGGCGTCGACCAGTTCGCCGACTCCTGGCGCGTGGAACTGGGCGACCCGGCGACCGGCGAAACGATCGCACTCTCCTACCGCGTGCGGCGGCTGCCCGAACCGATCGGCTAG
- a CDS encoding NUDIX hydrolase, producing MTGPLVDPEDVPAWLQPLVKISGDVGADTFSRFSVPADASYRPAAVLMLFGEGPQGPDVLLQRRADTLGAHAGQVAFPGGGAEPGDGGPVGTALREAEEETGLVPSGVQPVAVFPELFVPVSGFAVTPVLAHWRTPSPVHAVDPGETAAVARVPIAELADPANRFQVVRKGFGWKGPAFDVGGMFVWGFTGGLLAMTLSLGGWERDWDHGDVRELDVALAEHQARVDGRQVPEKE from the coding sequence ATGACCGGCCCTCTCGTGGACCCGGAGGACGTGCCCGCCTGGCTGCAGCCGCTGGTCAAGATCAGTGGCGACGTCGGCGCGGACACCTTCAGCCGGTTCAGCGTGCCCGCCGACGCGAGCTACCGGCCCGCGGCCGTCCTGATGCTTTTCGGCGAGGGCCCGCAGGGGCCGGACGTCCTGCTCCAGCGCCGTGCCGACACCCTCGGCGCGCACGCGGGCCAGGTCGCCTTCCCCGGCGGCGGCGCCGAGCCGGGTGACGGCGGGCCGGTCGGGACCGCGTTGCGCGAGGCGGAGGAGGAGACCGGCCTCGTGCCTTCCGGTGTGCAGCCGGTGGCCGTCTTCCCCGAACTGTTCGTGCCGGTGTCCGGATTCGCCGTGACGCCCGTGCTCGCCCACTGGCGGACGCCGTCCCCGGTGCACGCCGTCGACCCCGGCGAGACGGCGGCGGTGGCCAGGGTGCCGATCGCCGAACTGGCCGACCCGGCCAACCGGTTCCAGGTCGTGCGCAAGGGTTTCGGCTGGAAGGGACCGGCGTTCGACGTCGGCGGGATGTTCGTCTGGGGTTTCACGGGCGGCCTGCTGGCGATGACGTTGTCGCTCGGCGGCTGGGAACGGGACTGGGACCACGGCGATGTCCGGGAGCTTGACGTAGCGTTGGCCGAACATCAGGCGCGGGTCGACGGGCGGCAAGTGCCGGAGAAGGAGTAG
- a CDS encoding TlpA family protein disulfide reductase, with translation MTRVTKIALGAAVLVVALIVALLTTRDGQGPAKTSGDLTAARAKAGLAACPPPGPGEVAKLRGVDVECLGDGSRVDLAKVLSGGPVVVNLWASWCQPCRAELPLLQEYAAQPGAARVLLVQVASSGADGLAMLAELGVRLPSVFDGDGQSGPARTALKVPSSLPATYLVTAAGEVRLIENPRVFLNTDQVRAAVEGTP, from the coding sequence GTGACGAGAGTCACCAAGATCGCCCTCGGCGCCGCCGTGCTGGTGGTGGCCTTGATTGTCGCGTTGCTCACGACCCGTGACGGTCAAGGGCCGGCGAAGACCTCCGGTGACCTGACCGCCGCCCGCGCGAAGGCCGGGCTCGCCGCGTGCCCGCCGCCTGGGCCTGGCGAGGTGGCGAAGCTGCGCGGGGTCGACGTCGAATGCCTCGGCGACGGCTCCAGGGTCGACCTCGCCAAAGTGCTCTCGGGCGGCCCCGTGGTGGTCAACCTCTGGGCGTCGTGGTGCCAGCCGTGCCGCGCCGAGCTGCCGCTGCTCCAGGAGTACGCCGCGCAGCCGGGGGCCGCTCGGGTGCTCCTCGTCCAGGTCGCGAGCTCCGGGGCCGACGGTCTGGCGATGCTGGCCGAACTCGGGGTGCGGCTGCCGTCCGTGTTCGACGGTGACGGTCAGTCAGGGCCCGCGAGGACGGCACTAAAGGTCCCTTCCTCTCTTCCGGCGACGTACCTGGTCACGGCGGCGGGCGAGGTCCGGCTCATCGAGAACCCACGCGTTTTCCTGAACACTGACCAGGTGCGCGCCGCTGTGGAAGGGACACCATGA